A genomic window from Vicia villosa cultivar HV-30 ecotype Madison, WI unplaced genomic scaffold, Vvil1.0 scaffold8, whole genome shotgun sequence includes:
- the LOC131643205 gene encoding pentatricopeptide repeat-containing protein At1g12620-like codes for MLRFVSYSNFLSSFHSHSSFRVFSHSLHQFIPNNNINVDDAVFSFHHMLNMRSTPSIVQFNKILGFLARTKNHYATAISLFHQLEFNQIKPNIITLNTLINCYCHTGQMGFAFSVLAKILKIGIQPDTITLNTLIKGLCLNSKVHEALHFHDHLIARAFRLDRITYRTLINGLCKIGETRAAMKMLRQIDGKLVNVDVEMHSIIIDSLCKDKFVTEAYELYSEMIAKKISPDVVTFTALIYGFCIVGQLRDAFGLFHEMVSKNINPDAYTFSILVDALCKEGNVKEAKKVLAMMTKEGVTPGVVTYNSLIDGYFLVNEVNKAKNIFYTLARRGVARDVHSYNIMINGLCKSKMVDEAINLFKEMSCNNIIPDLITYNALIDGLCKSRRISYAWELVLEMQENGQSTDIFTYTSLIHALCKNHDVDKAIALVKKIKDQGIQPDICAYNILLDGLCKGGQLKNAQDVFKDLLIKGYSLDIRTYNIMINGLCREGLFDEVEALFSKMEYNGIIPDAITYETIIRALFYKNENEKAEKLLREMITRGLLEK; via the coding sequence ATGTTGAGGTTCGTTTCTTACTCCAATTTTCTATCTTCCTTTCACTCTCATTCTTCGTTTAGGGTTTTCTCTCACTCTCTCCATCAATTCATtcccaataataatattaatgttgatgatgctgTTTTCTCATTCCATCACATGCTTAATATGCGTTCTACTCCTTCCATTGTTCAATTTAACAAGATTTTAGGGTTCCTTGCTAGGACTAAGAATCATTACGCCACTGCCATTTCCCTTTTTCACCAATTGGAATTCAACCAAATTAAACCAAATATTATTACTTTAAACACTCTCATCAATTGTTATTGCCACACTGGTCAAATGGGTTTTGCCTTTTCCGTATTAGCCAAAATTCTCAAAATTGGAATTCAGCCTGATACCATAACTTTGAATACTCTTATCAAAGGTTTGTGTCTTAACAGTAAGGTTCATGAAGCTCTGCACTTTCATGACCATTTGATTGCACGTGCGTTTCGGCTGGACCGAATTACTTATCGTACTTTAATTAACGGGCTGTGTAAAATTGGGGAAACAAGAGCCGCCATGAAAATGTTGAGACAAATTGATGGGAAGTTGGTCAATGTGGATGTGGAAATGCACAGCATAATAATTGATAGTTTGTGTAAAGATAAATTTGTTACGGAAGCCTATGAGTTATATTCTGAAatgattgcaaagaaaatttctcccGATGTTGTTACTTTCACCGCTCTTATATATGGATTTTGCATTGTTGGTCAATTGAGAGATGCATTTGGCTTGTTCCATGAAATGGTATCAAAAAACATCAACCCAGATGCTTATACTTTTAGTATATTGGTTGATGCTCTTTGTAAGGAAGGAAATGTGAAAGAAGCTAAAAAAGTGTTAGCCATGATGACAAAAGAAGGTGTAACACCTGGTGTTGTTACATACAATTCATTAATCGATGGGTATTTCCTAGTTAATGAAGTGAACAAggccaaaaatatattttatactctGGCTCGAAGGGGAGTGGCTCGTGATGTTCATTCTTATAATATAATGATCAATGGATTGTGCAAGAGTAAAATGGTGGATGAGGCCATCAATCTCTTCAAAGAAATGAGTTGCAACAATATTATTCCTGATTTGATAACTTACAATGCCCTTATTGATGGTTTGTGCAAATCAAGGAGAATCTCCTATGCTTGGGAGCTTGTTCTTGAGATGCAAGAGAATGGTCAATCGACCGATATATTCACTTACACTTCTTTAATACATGCTTTATGCAAAAACCATGATGTTGACAAAGCTATTGCATTAGTCAAGAAAATTAAAGACCAGGGCATTCAACCAGATATATGCGCATACAATATACTTCTAGATGGACTATGCAAAGGAGGACAACTTAAGAACGCACAAGATGTTTTTAAGGATCTTTTGATTAAGGGATATAGTCTGGATATCCGAACGTATAATATTATGATCAATGGACTTTGTAGAGAGGGCTTGTTTGATGAAGTAGAGGCCTTGTTCTCCAAAATGGAATACAATGGTATCATTCCTGATGCTATAACTTATGAAACTATTATCCGTGCTCTCTTTTataaaaatgagaatgaaaaggCAGAGAAACTTCTCCGTGAAATGATTACTAGAGGTCTACTTGAAAAGTAA